A region from the Pelagovum pacificum genome encodes:
- a CDS encoding DUF6497 family protein — MKRVVAALFLLTATEAAAVEIETPSGQTLTLYDVVLEPGGGMARFLFLAPGITMEEGAGVTYTEVQDDFPWLCEEVVLPSLAANEWDAGEAVISMADREVEFGSRDAEAVQFFEVFKIDGATCVWEGF, encoded by the coding sequence ATGAAACGCGTAGTGGCCGCATTGTTCCTGCTGACCGCCACGGAGGCGGCGGCGGTCGAGATCGAAACCCCGTCGGGCCAGACCCTGACGCTCTACGACGTGGTGTTGGAGCCGGGCGGCGGCATGGCGCGCTTCCTGTTCCTCGCGCCGGGGATCACGATGGAAGAGGGCGCGGGCGTGACCTACACGGAGGTGCAGGATGATTTTCCGTGGCTCTGCGAAGAGGTCGTGCTGCCGTCGCTCGCCGCGAACGAATGGGACGCGGGTGAAGCCGTGATTTCCATGGCCGATCGCGAGGTCGAGTTCGGTTCGCGCGATGCCGAGGCGGTCCAGTTCTTCGAGGTCTTCAAGATCGACGGCGCGACCTGCGTCTGGGAGGGGTTCTGA
- a CDS encoding acyl-CoA carboxylase subunit beta, protein MTDILQELERRRADARAGGGARRIEAQHAKGKLTARERLELLLDEGSFEEFDMFVAHRCTDFGMQDNRPAGDGVVTGWGTVNGRMVYVFSQDFTVFGGSLSETHALKICKIMDMAMQNGAPVIGINDSGGARIQEGVASLAGYAEVFQRNVMASGVVPQISVIMGPCAGGAVYSPAMTDFIFMVKDSSYMFVTGPDVVKTVTNEVVTAEELGGASTHTKKSSVADGAFDNDVEALAEVRRLIDLLPLNNREKPPVRPFFDDVDRVDESLDTLIPSNANTPYDMKELILKVADEGDFYEIQEEFAKNIVTGFIRLEGSTVGVVANQPMVLAGCLDIDSSRKAARFVRFCDAFEIPILTFVDVPGFLPGTGQELGGVIKHGAKLLFAYGEATVPKVTVITRKAYGGAYDVMASKHLRGDFNYAWPTAEIAVMGAKGATEILYRSELGDPDRIAARTREYEDRFANPFVAAEKGFIDEVIQPRSTRRRVCRAFASLRGKRLENPWKKHDNIPL, encoded by the coding sequence ATGACCGATATCCTGCAGGAACTCGAACGGCGGCGCGCGGACGCGCGGGCCGGCGGCGGCGCGCGGCGGATCGAGGCCCAGCACGCCAAGGGCAAGCTGACCGCGCGGGAGCGGCTCGAACTGCTGCTGGACGAGGGGTCGTTCGAGGAGTTCGACATGTTCGTCGCGCACCGCTGCACCGACTTCGGGATGCAGGACAACCGGCCCGCCGGCGACGGTGTCGTCACCGGCTGGGGGACCGTGAACGGGCGCATGGTCTATGTCTTCAGCCAGGATTTCACGGTGTTCGGCGGGTCGCTGTCGGAAACCCACGCGCTCAAGATCTGCAAGATCATGGACATGGCGATGCAGAACGGCGCGCCGGTGATCGGCATCAACGACTCGGGCGGCGCGCGGATCCAAGAGGGGGTCGCCTCGCTCGCCGGGTATGCCGAGGTGTTCCAGCGCAATGTCATGGCGTCGGGTGTCGTGCCGCAGATCTCGGTCATCATGGGGCCCTGCGCGGGCGGCGCGGTCTACTCACCGGCGATGACGGACTTCATCTTCATGGTGAAGGACAGCTCCTACATGTTTGTCACCGGTCCGGACGTTGTGAAGACCGTGACGAACGAAGTGGTGACGGCGGAGGAGCTCGGAGGGGCCTCGACCCACACGAAGAAGAGCTCGGTCGCGGACGGGGCCTTCGACAACGATGTCGAAGCGCTGGCCGAAGTGCGGCGGCTGATCGACCTGCTGCCGCTCAACAACCGCGAAAAACCGCCGGTGCGGCCTTTCTTCGACGATGTGGACCGGGTGGACGAGAGCCTCGATACGTTGATCCCGTCGAACGCCAACACGCCCTACGACATGAAGGAGCTGATCCTGAAGGTCGCGGACGAGGGCGATTTCTACGAGATCCAGGAAGAGTTCGCGAAGAACATCGTCACCGGGTTCATCCGGCTGGAGGGCTCGACCGTCGGCGTCGTGGCGAACCAGCCGATGGTGCTGGCGGGGTGCCTCGACATCGACAGCTCGCGCAAGGCGGCGCGGTTCGTGCGCTTCTGCGATGCCTTCGAGATCCCGATCCTGACGTTCGTGGACGTGCCGGGCTTCCTGCCGGGCACGGGTCAGGAGCTGGGCGGTGTCATCAAGCACGGCGCGAAGCTTCTGTTCGCCTATGGCGAGGCGACGGTGCCGAAAGTCACGGTCATCACCCGCAAGGCCTATGGCGGGGCCTACGACGTGATGGCCTCAAAGCACCTGCGGGGCGATTTCAACTACGCCTGGCCGACGGCGGAGATCGCGGTGATGGGGGCAAAGGGCGCGACCGAGATCCTCTATCGCTCGGAGCTCGGCGATCCGGACAGGATCGCGGCGCGGACCCGGGAATACGAGGACCGTTTCGCCAACCCGTTCGTCGCGGCCGAGAAGGGGTTCATCGACGAGGTGATCCAGCCGCGCTCCACCCGGCGGCGGGTGTGCCGGGCCTTCGCCTCGCTGCGCGGCAAGCGGCTGGAGAACCCGTGGAAGAAACACGACAACATTCCGCTGTAG
- a CDS encoding multidrug effflux MFS transporter, giving the protein MTSAPLVRFFDRTTPPHISTLILIAGLAALNMSVFLPSLSGMADYFAVDYAVMQLAVSLYLATTAVLQLVIGPLSDRFGRRPVMVGAILIFLVATLGCLFAPTAVTFLAFRMVQGAIVTGIVLARAIVRDMVPADQAASMLGYVTMGMALIPMIGPVLGGVLDQFYGWQAVYVFLFLAGCVVLVQVIADQGETVSGTGIGFREQARTWPELLASQRFWGYTATMAFASGAFFAFLGGSSFVAEDIFGLSSLGTGIALGAPAIGYVIGNGLSGRYSTKVGVNRMVLAGTGIASAGMGTSLLLALIGVNSAVAFFAFCTTLGLGNGMTLPNATAGQLSVRPHLAGTASGLGGAIMIGGGAVLSALAGVMLSTETGPLPLQALMFAVSVLSMVSILSVIRREKRLGLGT; this is encoded by the coding sequence ATGACCAGTGCACCGCTCGTCCGGTTCTTCGACCGGACCACCCCACCCCACATCTCGACGCTGATCCTGATCGCCGGTCTCGCGGCGCTCAACATGTCGGTCTTCCTGCCGTCGCTGTCGGGGATGGCGGACTATTTCGCCGTCGATTACGCGGTGATGCAGCTGGCCGTCTCGCTCTACCTCGCGACGACGGCGGTGCTGCAACTGGTGATAGGCCCCCTGTCGGACCGGTTCGGGCGACGTCCGGTGATGGTGGGGGCGATCCTGATCTTCCTCGTCGCGACGCTCGGCTGCCTCTTCGCCCCGACCGCCGTGACGTTCCTAGCCTTCCGTATGGTGCAGGGCGCAATCGTCACCGGCATCGTGCTGGCGCGCGCGATCGTGCGCGACATGGTCCCCGCCGACCAGGCGGCGTCGATGCTCGGCTACGTGACGATGGGAATGGCCCTGATACCGATGATCGGTCCGGTGCTCGGCGGCGTGCTTGACCAGTTCTACGGCTGGCAGGCGGTCTACGTCTTCCTGTTTCTCGCCGGCTGCGTCGTGCTGGTGCAGGTCATCGCCGACCAGGGCGAGACGGTGTCGGGCACCGGGATCGGCTTTCGCGAACAGGCCCGCACCTGGCCCGAGCTGCTCGCCTCCCAACGCTTCTGGGGCTACACCGCCACAATGGCCTTCGCGAGCGGCGCCTTCTTCGCCTTTCTCGGCGGGTCGTCCTTCGTGGCCGAGGACATCTTCGGGCTGAGCTCGCTCGGCACCGGCATCGCGCTCGGCGCGCCCGCGATCGGTTACGTGATCGGCAACGGCCTCTCGGGGCGCTACTCCACCAAGGTCGGCGTGAACCGGATGGTCCTCGCCGGAACGGGAATCGCCTCGGCCGGCATGGGCACGTCCCTCCTGCTGGCGCTGATCGGCGTGAACTCGGCCGTGGCCTTCTTCGCCTTCTGCACGACGCTCGGTCTCGGCAACGGAATGACCCTGCCGAACGCGACCGCCGGACAATTGTCCGTCAGGCCCCACCTCGCGGGTACGGCCTCCGGCCTCGGCGGCGCGATCATGATCGGCGGTGGCGCCGTGCTGTCGGCGCTGGCGGGCGTCATGCTGTCGACCGAGACCGGCCCCCTGCCCCTCCAGGCGCTGATGTTCGCCGTCTCGGTGTTGTCGATGGTGTCGATCCTGTCGGTGATACGCCGGGAGAAGCGGCTCGGCCTCGGCACTTGA
- a CDS encoding helix-turn-helix domain-containing protein has translation MAQQKLYAGTRLRELRTRHALTQKAFAERLGVSLPYLNQMENNNRPVSTGVVLALAQEFSYDVTDLTSGDEARLISDMREALADPVFPSAPPPLSDLRLAASNAPGLTRAFLELHAAYRQTHERLASLDAALGREEGRLAPSPWEEVRDFFHYCDNYIDPVDRAAERLAGQVSDNHPEGAAAALLEARGLRVVLGRDGPVRRLDPDSRTVTVSRRAPGATRAFQLWFQVALSTQDDLLEATLDLARFRTAESRAIAKVGLANYFAGAAMLPYTRFAAAADETRHDLERLSAIFGASLEQVAHRLSTLQRTGAKGVPFFFVRVDQAGTITKRHSATALQFARFGGACPLWNVHRAFETPGRWLRQLAETPDGARYLCLAREVTKPGGAWGVPDRRYAIGLGCEVRHAGRMIQAEGLDLDSAAAFEPIGISCRICERRDCHQRSVPPLERRLSVDPDERGTLPYRVE, from the coding sequence ATGGCCCAGCAGAAACTCTATGCCGGCACCCGGCTGCGCGAGCTGCGCACGCGCCATGCCCTGACGCAGAAGGCCTTCGCCGAGCGGCTCGGCGTATCGCTGCCCTACCTGAACCAGATGGAGAACAACAATCGCCCGGTCTCCACCGGCGTGGTGCTCGCCCTGGCGCAGGAGTTCTCCTACGACGTGACCGACCTGACCTCGGGCGACGAGGCACGCCTGATCTCGGACATGCGCGAGGCGCTCGCCGACCCGGTCTTTCCATCCGCGCCGCCGCCGCTGTCGGACCTGAGGCTTGCCGCCTCCAACGCACCGGGCCTGACGCGCGCGTTTCTCGAACTCCACGCCGCCTACCGGCAGACGCATGAGCGGCTCGCCTCGCTCGACGCTGCGCTCGGGCGGGAGGAGGGCCGCCTCGCCCCCTCGCCGTGGGAGGAGGTGCGCGACTTCTTCCACTATTGCGACAACTACATCGACCCGGTCGACCGCGCGGCGGAGCGTCTTGCCGGACAGGTGTCCGACAACCATCCGGAGGGCGCCGCCGCTGCCCTGCTCGAAGCGCGGGGCCTGCGGGTGGTGCTGGGCCGCGACGGGCCGGTCAGGCGTCTCGATCCGGACAGCCGGACGGTAACGGTCTCGCGCCGCGCCCCCGGCGCGACACGAGCGTTCCAGCTCTGGTTCCAGGTCGCGTTGTCGACGCAGGACGACCTACTGGAAGCGACGCTGGACCTTGCCCGCTTCCGCACCGCCGAAAGCCGGGCCATCGCAAAGGTCGGGCTCGCCAACTATTTCGCCGGAGCCGCGATGCTGCCCTACACGCGCTTCGCCGCGGCGGCCGACGAGACCCGCCACGATCTCGAACGGTTGTCCGCGATCTTCGGCGCCTCGCTCGAGCAGGTGGCCCATCGCCTATCGACCCTGCAGCGCACCGGCGCGAAGGGCGTGCCCTTCTTCTTCGTCCGCGTCGACCAGGCCGGCACGATCACCAAGCGCCACTCGGCCACCGCGCTTCAGTTCGCGCGCTTCGGCGGCGCCTGCCCGCTCTGGAACGTGCACCGCGCCTTCGAAACGCCGGGCCGCTGGCTGCGCCAACTGGCCGAGACGCCGGACGGCGCGCGTTACCTCTGCCTCGCCCGCGAGGTGACGAAGCCCGGCGGCGCATGGGGCGTGCCCGACCGGCGCTACGCCATCGGGCTCGGCTGCGAGGTGCGCCATGCCGGGCGGATGATCCAGGCCGAGGGGCTCGATCTCGACAGCGCGGCGGCGTTCGAGCCGATCGGCATCTCCTGCCGGATCTGCGAGCGGCGCGACTGCCACCAGCGCTCCGTCCCGCCGCTGGAGCGGCGGCTGTCGGTGGACCCCGACGAGCGCGGGACGCTCCCCTACCGGGTCGAGTGA
- a CDS encoding CoxG family protein, producing the protein MELTGTRTIAADRETVWAKLNDPDVLKACVPGCEELTGTPEDGFEAVVKQKVGPVKATFKGAVTIENSNPPESYRLVGEGKGGVAGFAKGAADVSLAEVPEGTELTYKVDAQVGGKLAQLGNRIVGGFARKMADEFFERFQAQVEG; encoded by the coding sequence ATGGAACTCACCGGCACCCGCACCATCGCCGCCGACCGCGAAACGGTCTGGGCAAAGCTCAACGATCCCGACGTGCTGAAGGCCTGTGTGCCCGGCTGCGAGGAGCTGACCGGCACGCCCGAGGACGGGTTCGAGGCCGTGGTGAAACAGAAGGTCGGCCCGGTGAAGGCGACCTTCAAGGGTGCCGTGACCATCGAGAATTCCAACCCGCCCGAGAGCTACCGCCTCGTCGGCGAGGGCAAGGGCGGCGTGGCCGGCTTCGCCAAGGGCGCGGCCGACGTGAGCCTCGCGGAAGTGCCCGAGGGCACCGAGCTGACCTACAAGGTCGACGCGCAGGTCGGCGGTAAGCTCGCCCAGCTCGGCAACCGGATCGTCGGCGGGTTCGCCCGCAAGATGGCGGACGAGTTCTTCGAACGCTTCCAGGCGCAGGTCGAGGGCTGA
- a CDS encoding thermonuclease family protein — protein MRSISLICLALAATPALADVSGTIRVKDGDTFEVAGADIRLFGIDAPEQGQTCTRDDGATWDCGAWVTAVTEATFGGEAARCVEQDIDRYGRIVAICTAGGVDVGDWLVTNGLAFAYRDYSMMYDTAEKDAAVRGAGLWSGEVQTPAEYRAEQRQPGPSDPAPAGCDIKGNVSSSGRIYHRPGDASYADTRITLERGERWFCSVEEAEAAGWRAPRN, from the coding sequence ATGCGTTCGATTTCCCTCATCTGCCTCGCCCTCGCGGCCACGCCCGCGCTCGCCGACGTCTCCGGCACCATCCGCGTCAAGGATGGTGACACGTTCGAGGTCGCCGGCGCGGACATCCGGCTGTTCGGCATCGACGCGCCGGAACAGGGCCAGACCTGCACGCGCGACGATGGCGCGACCTGGGACTGCGGGGCGTGGGTCACGGCAGTGACCGAGGCGACCTTCGGGGGAGAGGCTGCGCGCTGCGTCGAGCAGGACATCGACCGGTACGGGCGGATCGTCGCGATCTGCACCGCGGGGGGCGTGGACGTGGGTGACTGGCTCGTCACCAACGGGCTGGCCTTCGCCTACCGCGACTATTCGATGATGTACGACACCGCCGAGAAGGACGCGGCGGTGCGCGGCGCGGGCCTCTGGTCGGGAGAGGTGCAGACGCCGGCGGAGTACCGCGCCGAACAGCGGCAGCCCGGACCGTCCGATCCGGCGCCGGCGGGCTGCGACATCAAGGGAAACGTCTCTTCCAGCGGTCGCATTTACCACCGCCCCGGCGACGCGAGCTATGCCGACACGCGCATCACGCTGGAGCGGGGCGAGCGCTGGTTCTGCTCCGTAGAGGAGGCCGAGGCGGCAGGGTGGCGCGCGCCGAGAAACTGA
- a CDS encoding DMT family transporter, with product MSVTDTSRATPTAGIAWMIVTGFCFVGVTAVVKHVGDDLPAAQSAFIRYILGLVFLIPLIRPILAARLTRRQLVLFSVRGLFQTLGVILWFYSMTQITIAEVTALNFLNPVFTTLGAALILKEELPPRRLVAVLVALLGGLLIIRPGFREVEIGHIAMIGTALMFASSYMAMKVLADEVSAVVVVGMLSITVAIGLAPFALVVWVPPGWGDIFWLFVCACFATAGHYAMTRAFAAAPLTVTQPAIFLQLIWALMLGALVFGEPVDGWVLIGGAIIVAAVSFITWREARARRASAVRQPTTDR from the coding sequence ATGAGCGTCACCGACACGTCCCGCGCCACGCCGACGGCGGGAATCGCCTGGATGATCGTCACCGGCTTCTGTTTCGTCGGCGTGACGGCGGTGGTGAAGCATGTCGGTGACGATCTCCCGGCGGCGCAGTCGGCCTTCATCCGCTACATTCTCGGCCTCGTCTTCCTGATCCCGTTGATCCGGCCGATCCTCGCCGCACGGCTCACCCGGCGGCAGCTGGTGCTGTTCTCGGTGCGGGGGCTGTTCCAGACACTCGGCGTGATCCTGTGGTTCTACTCGATGACCCAGATCACCATCGCGGAAGTGACGGCGCTGAACTTCCTCAACCCCGTCTTCACCACGCTCGGCGCGGCGCTGATCCTGAAGGAGGAGCTGCCGCCCCGTCGCCTCGTCGCGGTGCTGGTGGCGCTGCTCGGCGGCTTGCTCATCATCCGGCCCGGCTTCCGGGAGGTGGAGATCGGGCACATCGCGATGATCGGCACGGCGCTGATGTTCGCCTCGTCCTACATGGCGATGAAGGTGCTGGCCGACGAGGTGAGCGCGGTGGTCGTCGTCGGCATGTTGTCGATCACCGTGGCGATCGGCCTCGCACCCTTCGCTCTGGTGGTCTGGGTGCCGCCGGGGTGGGGGGACATCTTCTGGCTGTTCGTCTGCGCCTGTTTCGCCACGGCGGGGCATTACGCGATGACCCGCGCCTTTGCCGCCGCGCCGCTGACCGTGACGCAGCCGGCGATCTTTCTGCAGCTGATCTGGGCGCTGATGCTTGGTGCGCTGGTGTTCGGAGAGCCGGTCGACGGCTGGGTCCTGATCGGGGGTGCGATCATCGTCGCGGCGGTGAGCTTCATCACCTGGCGCGAGGCGCGGGCGCGACGGGCGTCCGCCGTGCGGCAACCGACGACTGACCGCTAG
- a CDS encoding glutamine amidotransferase: protein MSRFLILQLRPETAAADDEFAAFLAKGGLSEGDVTRVRLEQEPLPDDPLAGISGVIVGGGPGCVSDPPEDKSPAEAKIEAACLSLMPEIIARDIPFLGCCYGIGILGHALGGEVGKARYGEAVGTSTCRVTDAGRADPLLAGVPEAFDAFVGHKEALQALPDGAVALLSSDACPFQMIRTGANVYATQFHPEADAAGFETRIRIYKDRGYFPPETAEDLIAMCRTADVTVPETILARFVERYG from the coding sequence ATGAGCCGCTTCCTGATCCTGCAGCTGCGCCCCGAGACGGCGGCCGCCGACGACGAGTTCGCGGCCTTCCTCGCCAAGGGCGGGCTGTCGGAGGGCGACGTGACCCGCGTCCGGCTGGAGCAGGAGCCGTTGCCCGACGATCCGCTCGCCGGGATCAGCGGCGTCATCGTCGGCGGCGGTCCCGGGTGCGTCAGCGACCCGCCGGAAGACAAGTCGCCCGCCGAGGCGAAGATCGAGGCCGCCTGCCTGTCGCTTATGCCCGAGATCATCGCCCGGGACATTCCCTTCCTTGGCTGCTGCTACGGCATCGGCATCCTCGGTCACGCGCTTGGCGGCGAGGTCGGCAAGGCGCGCTACGGCGAGGCTGTCGGCACCTCGACCTGCCGCGTCACGGATGCGGGCCGCGCCGATCCGCTGCTCGCCGGCGTGCCGGAGGCGTTCGACGCCTTCGTCGGCCACAAGGAGGCGTTGCAGGCGCTGCCGGACGGCGCTGTGGCGCTGTTGAGCTCGGACGCCTGTCCGTTCCAGATGATCCGCACCGGCGCGAACGTCTACGCCACCCAGTTCCACCCGGAGGCCGACGCCGCCGGGTTCGAGACGCGGATCCGCATCTACAAGGATCGCGGCTACTTCCCGCCCGAGACGGCGGAGGACCTGATCGCCATGTGCCGCACCGCCGACGTCACCGTGCCCGAGACGATCCTCGCCCGCTTCGTCGAACGTTACGGATGA
- a CDS encoding YebC/PmpR family DNA-binding transcriptional regulator: MAGHSKWANIQHRKGRQDAARSKLFSKLAKEITVAAKMGDPDPDKNPRLRLAVKEAKSSSVPKDVIDRAIKKAIGGDAENYEEIRYEGYGPNGVAVIVEAMTDNRNRTASTVRSTFSKNGGNLGETGSVGFMFERKGQVVYPAGAGDADDIMMAAIEAGAEDVESGEDGHVVWCADTDLNDVSSALEEQLGESETTKLVWRPTTTTELDLEGLQKLMKLVEALEDDDDVQNVTTNFEAADDVMDAYAAA; this comes from the coding sequence ATGGCCGGCCATTCCAAATGGGCGAACATCCAGCACCGCAAGGGGCGCCAGGACGCCGCCCGCTCCAAGCTCTTCTCCAAGCTCGCCAAGGAGATCACCGTCGCCGCCAAGATGGGCGACCCGGACCCCGACAAGAACCCGCGCCTTCGCCTCGCCGTGAAGGAAGCGAAGTCGAGCTCGGTGCCGAAGGACGTGATCGACCGCGCCATCAAGAAGGCGATCGGCGGCGATGCGGAGAACTACGAGGAAATCCGCTACGAAGGCTACGGGCCCAACGGGGTCGCGGTGATCGTCGAGGCGATGACAGACAACCGCAACCGCACCGCCTCCACCGTGCGCTCCACCTTCTCCAAGAACGGCGGCAACCTCGGCGAGACGGGGTCGGTCGGCTTCATGTTCGAACGCAAGGGCCAGGTGGTCTACCCGGCCGGTGCGGGTGACGCCGACGACATCATGATGGCCGCGATCGAAGCCGGCGCCGAGGACGTGGAAAGCGGTGAGGACGGACATGTCGTCTGGTGCGCCGACACCGACCTCAACGATGTGTCGAGCGCGCTCGAAGAGCAGCTCGGCGAATCCGAGACGACCAAGCTCGTCTGGCGCCCCACCACGACGACGGAACTCGACCTCGAAGGCCTGCAGAAGCTGATGAAGCTGGTCGAGGCGCTGGAAGACGACGACGACGTGCAAAACGTCACGACGAACTTCGAAGCCGCCGACGACGTGATGGACGCCTACGCCGCCGCCTGA
- the chrA gene encoding chromate efflux transporter, whose protein sequence is MTTDRPAPGPPALFRIFGRIGVLSFGGPAAQIALMHRTLVDEQRWLTEAQFLRALSFCMLLPGPEAMQLATYAGWRVRGISGGLVAGGLFVLPGALVIIGLAYAYAALGDVPLVQAAFLGIKATVIVIVLQAILKLSARALKGAEPVALAMLAFLALFLFDAPFPLVIGLAALWGALRAGTADESPPPARLDGARTLRIAGAGVALWAAPIAVAWAAGSELLLALGLFFSKLAVVTFGGAYAVLAYMSQEVVTGRGWLSAEQMLDALGLAETTPGPLILVTQFVGQLTGQDAGGPVLALAASLMTLWVTFVPCFIWIFAGAPLIDWLESQPRIAAALRAITAAVVGVIANLSVWFAAHVLFGEVGRVESGLLSVVAPSPGSFSPLALGLTVVAGILLLALRWPLLAVLGLMAGTGVVAGLL, encoded by the coding sequence ATGACCACAGACCGCCCCGCCCCCGGCCCTCCCGCGCTGTTCCGTATCTTCGGCCGCATCGGCGTGCTGTCCTTCGGCGGGCCCGCCGCGCAGATCGCGCTGATGCACCGCACGCTGGTGGACGAACAGCGCTGGCTCACCGAAGCGCAGTTCCTGCGCGCCCTCTCCTTCTGCATGTTGCTGCCCGGCCCCGAGGCGATGCAGCTGGCGACCTATGCCGGCTGGCGCGTGCGCGGCATTTCCGGCGGACTGGTGGCGGGCGGGCTCTTCGTGTTGCCGGGAGCGCTGGTCATCATAGGCCTGGCCTACGCCTATGCCGCGCTCGGGGACGTGCCGCTGGTGCAGGCGGCGTTTCTTGGCATCAAGGCGACGGTGATCGTGATCGTGTTGCAGGCGATCCTGAAACTCTCCGCCCGCGCGCTGAAGGGGGCGGAGCCGGTGGCGCTCGCCATGCTCGCCTTCCTCGCGCTGTTCCTGTTCGACGCGCCGTTCCCGCTGGTGATCGGACTGGCCGCGCTCTGGGGCGCGCTGCGGGCCGGCACAGCGGACGAGTCGCCGCCGCCGGCGCGGCTCGACGGGGCCCGCACGCTTCGGATCGCGGGCGCTGGCGTCGCGCTCTGGGCCGCTCCGATCGCGGTGGCCTGGGCGGCGGGATCGGAGCTGCTGCTGGCCCTCGGGCTGTTCTTCTCGAAGCTCGCTGTCGTGACCTTCGGCGGGGCCTATGCCGTGCTCGCCTACATGAGCCAGGAGGTGGTGACCGGGCGCGGCTGGCTGAGCGCGGAGCAGATGCTAGACGCGCTGGGGCTGGCGGAGACGACGCCGGGACCGCTGATCCTCGTCACCCAATTCGTCGGCCAGCTGACCGGACAGGACGCGGGCGGCCCCGTGCTGGCGCTCGCGGCGTCGCTGATGACGCTGTGGGTGACCTTCGTGCCCTGCTTCATCTGGATCTTCGCCGGCGCGCCGCTGATCGACTGGCTGGAGAGCCAGCCGCGCATCGCCGCGGCGCTGCGGGCGATCACGGCGGCGGTGGTCGGGGTGATCGCCAACCTTTCCGTCTGGTTCGCGGCGCACGTGCTGTTCGGCGAGGTCGGGCGCGTCGAGTCGGGACTGCTGTCGGTGGTCGCGCCCAGCCCCGGCAGCTTCTCGCCGCTGGCGCTCGGCCTTACGGTTGTGGCGGGGATCCTGCTTCTCGCGCTGCGCTGGCCGCTCCTGGCGGTGCTGGGCCTGATGGCCGGGACCGGGGTGGTCGCCGGGCTTCTCTGA
- a CDS encoding SspB family protein, which yields MSQSIDYGNLMHKAMRGLIQQVLEKVGQEGLPGNHHFFITFDTMHPDVEIADWLSDRYPDEMTVVMQHWFDNLEVTDDGFSVTLNFGDSPEPLYIPYDAIRTFVDPSVEFGLRFETQDDEEEDDAEEAPMQEMVEDDPDDEPPRKDAEVVSLDRFRK from the coding sequence GTGAGCCAATCCATCGACTACGGAAACCTGATGCACAAGGCCATGCGCGGCCTTATCCAGCAGGTGTTGGAGAAGGTTGGGCAGGAGGGTCTGCCGGGCAACCACCACTTCTTCATCACCTTCGACACGATGCATCCCGACGTCGAGATCGCCGACTGGCTGTCCGACCGTTACCCGGACGAGATGACGGTCGTGATGCAGCACTGGTTCGACAATCTCGAGGTCACCGACGACGGGTTCTCCGTCACGCTGAACTTCGGCGACAGCCCCGAGCCGCTCTATATCCCCTACGACGCGATCCGCACCTTCGTGGACCCCTCGGTCGAGTTCGGCCTGCGCTTCGAGACGCAGGACGACGAGGAAGAGGACGATGCCGAGGAAGCGCCGATGCAGGAGATGGTCGAGGACGATCCCGACGACGAGCCGCCCCGCAAGGACGCCGAGGTCGTGAGCCTCGACCGGTTCCGCAAGTAA
- a CDS encoding AAA family ATPase, producing MLNGPFGAGKTTVATALAARLPDAMLYDPEVVGLHARDLTAGILPAYEATDDFQDIRLWPDLVVATAGLIHARYGRSLIVPMTLDDPDRLARIREGFREIDPRTHHVCLMAPLDVLLERLRAREVPAGADPAQSWRWAERRATESRAALAAAQFGPHVASHGRPVEETIAEILRLVA from the coding sequence ATGCTGAACGGCCCGTTCGGGGCCGGGAAGACGACGGTGGCGACCGCGCTTGCCGCGCGATTGCCCGATGCGATGCTCTACGATCCCGAAGTCGTGGGCCTTCATGCGCGCGACCTCACGGCGGGCATCCTGCCGGCTTACGAGGCGACGGACGATTTCCAGGACATCCGGCTCTGGCCCGACCTCGTGGTCGCGACGGCCGGACTGATCCACGCCCGCTACGGGCGGTCCCTGATCGTGCCGATGACGCTCGACGACCCGGACCGGCTGGCGCGGATCCGGGAGGGGTTCCGGGAGATCGATCCCCGGACGCACCATGTCTGCCTGATGGCACCGCTCGACGTGCTGCTGGAGCGCCTTCGCGCGCGCGAGGTCCCGGCCGGGGCCGATCCGGCGCAAAGCTGGCGCTGGGCCGAGCGGCGCGCGACCGAGAGCCGGGCGGCGCTCGCGGCAGCGCAGTTCGGGCCACATGTCGCAAGCCACGGCCGCCCGGTCGAAGAGACGATTGCGGAGATCCTGCGCCTCGTGGCGTGA